Proteins encoded by one window of Nicotiana tabacum cultivar K326 chromosome 10, ASM71507v2, whole genome shotgun sequence:
- the LOC107765014 gene encoding LOW QUALITY PROTEIN: zinc transporter 6, chloroplastic (The sequence of the model RefSeq protein was modified relative to this genomic sequence to represent the inferred CDS: inserted 1 base in 1 codon), translating to MGLCVTDTARALACRGSKGAPNLKLVSIFMIFFTSVIGVTLPVFLARLFHGKPVYDKTILIIKCFAAGVILSTSLVHVLPDAFNTLSDCQVSFRHPWKDFPFSGLITLIGVLMALLVDLTATSHVESHGQADHSQNRNKDYTPVVTCEELETVSKKTDTGDIIEEEELVKLKQRLVSQVLEIGIIFHSVIIGVTLGMSRNECTXRPLVAALSFHQIFEGMGLGGCIAQAGFCFGTKAYMSFMFSVTTPMVIVLGMIMFSITGYDDTSPNALILEGLLGSLSSGILIYMALVDLIALDFFHNKVMSGQPFLKKASFLALVLGSTSMSILALWA from the exons ATGGGTTTGTGTGTCACCGATACAGCGCGAGCTTTAGCCTGTAGAGGCAGTAAAGGGGCACCAAATCTCAAACTTGTTTCAATATTCATGATATTCTTCACTAGTGTTATCGGCGTAACGTTACCGGTTTTTTTAGCCCGCTTGTTTCATGGGAAACCGGTTTACGATAAGACAATTCTAATAATCAAGTGCTTCGCGGCTGGTGTGATTCTTTCCACGTCGCTCGTTCACGTCCTTCCAGATGCCTTTAATACTCTTTCCGATTGTCAGGTTTCTTTCCGTCATCCATGGAAGGATTTCCCGTTTTCCGGTCTCATAACATTGATCGGTGTATTAATGGCATTGTTAGTTGACTTGACGGCGACTTCTCATGTGGAAAGTCATGGGCAGGCTGATCATAGTCAAAATCGTAATAAAGATTATACACCAGTTGTGACATGTGAAGAATTAGAAACGGTGAGTAAAAAAACGGATACTGGGGATATCATCGAGGAAGAGGAATTGGTGAAACTGAAGCAGAGATTGGTATCGCAGGTGTTGGAAATAGGAATAATTTTTCATTCTGTTATAATAGGGGTGACTCTGGGGATGTCTCGGAATGAGTGCA TTAGACCGCTTGTGGCTGCACTATCCTTTCACCAGATATTTGAAGGAATGGGTCTTGGAGGTTGCATTGCTCAG GCGGGATTTTGCTTTGGAACGAAAGCCTACATGAGCTTCATGTTCTCAGTGACAACACCAATGGTTATAGTATTGGGGATGATAATGTTCTCAATAACAGGGTACGACGACACAAGCCCAAATGCATTAATCCTTGAAGGTTTACTGGGATCTTTGTCTTCTGGTATACTTATATATATGGCTCTCGTTGATCTTATTGCTCTTGATTTCTTTCACAACAAAGTGATGAGTGGCCAACCATTCTTGAAAAAGGCATCTTTTTTAGCTCTTGTTCTTGGTTCTACATCTATGTCAATCCTTGCTCTTTGGGCTTGA